TCAAGCCGCACACCAAGTTCGAATCTGAAGTGTACATCCTGTCCAAAGACGAAGGCGGCCGTCATACTCCGTTCTTCAAAGGCTACCGTCCACAGTTCTACTTCCGTACTACTGACGTGACCGGTACCATCGAACTGCCAGAAGGCGTTGAGATGGTAATGCCAGGCGACAACATCAAGATGGTTGTTACCCTGATCCACCCAATCGCGATGGATGACGGTCTGCGTTTCGCAATCCGTGAAGGCGGCCGTACTGTTGGCGCGGGCGTTGTTGCTAAAGTTCTCGGCTAATTGCTGATAACATTTGACGCAATGCGCATGAAAAGGGCATCATTTGATGCCCTTTTTGCACGCTTTCGAACCAGAACCTGGCTCATCAGTGATTTTATTTGTCATAATCATTGCTGAGACAGGCTCTGAAGAGGGCGTTTTAGTCCGAAACGCAACAGAGCATTTCGGTTTGGTTCGCCTCGCTATCGCGGGGTGAAAATGTTTGTAGAATACTTCTGACAGGTTGGTTTATGAGTGCGAATACCGAAGCTCAAGGGAGCGGGCGCGGCCTGGAAGCGATGAAATGGGTAGTGGTAGCCGTATTGTTAATTGTAGCAATCGTTGGCAACTACCTTTATCGCGACATGATGCTGCCGCTACGCGCGCTGGCAGTGGTAATTCTGATTGCTGCAGCGGGTGGTGTCGCGCTGTTGACGACCAAAGGTAAAGCGACCGTTGCTTTTGCCCGCGAAGCGAGAACCGAAGTCCGTAAGGTCATTTGGCCGACTCGCCAGGAAACATTGCACACCACGCTGATTGTAGCTGCGGTTACCGCTGTAATGTCACTGATCCTGTGGGGACTGGATGGTATTCTGGTTCGCCTGGTATCCTTTATCACTGGCCTGAGGTTCTGAGATGTCTGAAGCCCCTAAAAAGCGCTGGTACGTCGTTCAGGCGTTTTCCGGTTTTGAAGGCCGCGTAGCAACGTCGCTGCGTGAGCATATCAAATTACATAATATGGAAGAGTTGTTTGGCGAAGTTATGGTTCCGACCGAAGAAGTGGTCGAGATCCGTGGCGGCCAGCGCCGCAAAAGCGAACGCAAATTCTTCCCGGGTTACGTGCTTGTTCAGATGGTGATGAACGATGCAAGCTGGCACTTAGTGCGCAGCGTACCGCGCGTAATGGGCTTTATCGGCGGCACGTCTGACCGTCCGGCGCCAATCAGCGACAAAGAAGTTGATGCGATTATGAACCGCCTGCAGCAGGTTGGTGATAAGCCGCGTCCTAAAACGCTGTTTGAACCGGGTGAAATGGTTCGTGTTAATGACGGTCCGTTTGCTGACTTTAACGGCGTGGTTGAAGAAGTGGACTACGAGAAGTCCCGCCTGAAAGTTTCCGTTTCTATCTTTGGTCGTGCGACCCCGGTAGAACTGGACTTTGCCCAGGTAGAAAAAGCCTAAGCAGCGATCAAAAAAGCGACGATTTAATCGTTGCACAGGGCGCGAGATTGGACTACAATTTCGCGCCTTTTGTTTTTATGGATTACATCCGTAAAACGAATTTTATCACGGGGAGCCTCCCTGAGGCGCTATTACCCAATCAGAGGATTTTAGAATGGCTAAGAAAGTACAAGCCTATGTCAAGCTGCAGGTTGCAGCTGGTATGGCAAACCCAAGTCCACCAGTTGGTCCAGCTCTGGGTCAGCAGGGTGTTAACATCATGGAATTCTGTAAAGCGTTCAACGCCAAAACCGAATCCCTGGAAAAAGGTCTGCCAATCCCAGTCGTAATCACTGTTTACGCTGACCGTTCTTTCACTTTCGTTACCAAGACCCCGCCGGCAGCAGTTCTGCTGAAAAAAGCGGCTGGTATCAAGTCTGGTTCCGGCAAGCCGAACAAAGACAAAGTAGGTAAAATTTCCCGCGCTCAGCTGCAGGAAATCGCGCAGACCAAAGCTGCCGACATGACTGGTTCCGACGTTGAAGCGATGACTCGCTCCATCGAAGGTACTGCACGTTCCATGGGCCTGGTAGTGGAGGACTAAGAAATGGCTAAACTGACCAAGCGCATGTCCGTAATCCGTGGCAAAGTTGATGCGACCAAACAATACGACATCAACGAAGCTATCGCTCTGCTGAAAGAACTGGCTACTGCTAAGTTCGTAGAAAGCGTTGACGTTGCTGTTAACCTCGGTATCGACGCTCGTAAATCCGATCAGAACGTTCGTGGCGCAACTGTACTGCCACACGGTACTGGCCGTTCCGTACGCGTAGCTGTATTTGCTCAGGGTGCAAACGCTGAAGCTGCTAAAGCTGCCGGCGCTGAACTGGTAGGTATGGAAGATCTGGCTGATCAGATCAAGAAAGGCGAAATGAACTTTGACGTTGTTATTGCTTCCCCGGATGCAATGCGCGTTGTTGGCCAGCTCGGCCAGGTTCTGGGTCCACGCGGCCTGATGCCAAACCCGAAAGTTGGTACTGTAACCCCTAACGTTGCTGAAGCGGTTAAGAACGCTAAAGCAGGTCAGGTTCGTTATCGTAACGACAAAAACGGCATCATCCACACCACCATCGGTAAAGTGGACTTTGACGCTGACAAACTGAAAGAAAACCTGGAATCTCTGCTGGTTGCGCTGAAAAAAGCAAAACCAACTCAGGCGAAAGGCGTGTACATCAAGAAAGTTAGCATCTCCACCACCATGGGTGCAGGTGTTGCAGTTGACCAGGCTGGCCTGAGCGCTGCTGCAAACTAATGCCTTTACGTGGGCGGTGGATTTGTCTACAATCTTACCCCCACGTTTGCTAACAATAGTTAGCGGCTAAAAGATTTGTTCGTTGGAGCCTGGCCTAATCCAGGCCTCCGTCGAAGACCGCAGGTGTTTCGCAAGAGACTTAATGCCCTGCGTAGACGGTGACAGAACGCTAAGATTATTTTTGGATACTCTGGCTTGTTTCTGCTCACCGTATTAAGACGCTCTTTCCGTTGGGAAGAGTGAAGTGAGTTCCGGAACATGAGTTCCGGCAAACATCCAGGAGCAAAGCTAATGGCTTTAAATCTTCAAGACAAACAAGCGATTGTTGCTGAAGTCAGCGAAGTAGCCAAAGGCGCGCTGTCTGCAGTAGTTGCGGATTCCCGTGGCGTTACTGTAGATAAAATGACTGAACTGCGTAAAGCAGGTCGTGAAGCTGGCGTTTACATGCGTGTTGTTCGTAACACCCTGCTGCGCCGCGTAGTTGAAGGTACTCAGTTCGAGTGCCTGAAAGACACGTTTGTTGGTCCAACCTTGATTGCATACTCTATGGAACACCCGGGCGCTGCTGCTCGTCTGTTCAAAGAGTTCGCGAAAGCGAATGCAAAATTCGAGGTTAAAGCTGCAGCCTTTGAAGGTGAGTTGATCCCGGCATCGCAAATCGATCGCCTGGCAACCCTGCCGACCTACGAAGAAGCAATTGCACGCCTGATGGCAACCATGAAAGAAGCTTCGGCTGGCAAACTGGTTCGCACTCTGGCTGCTGTTCGCGATGCGAAAGAAGCTGCTTAATAGCAGTCATCTTTATCAAGTATTCGCTTACGTATAAACTTATTCTGATTTTCAGGAACAATTTAAATGTCTATCACTAAAGATCAAATCATTGAAGCAGTTGCAGCTATGTCCGTAATGGACGTTGTAGAACTGATCACTGCAATGGAAGAAAAATTCGGTGTTTCCGCTGCTGCTGCTGTAGCTGTAGCTGCTGGCCCGGCTGAAGCTGCTGAAGAAAAAACTGAATTCGACGTAATTCTGAAAGCTGCTGGCGCTAACAAAGTTGCCGTAATCAAAGCAGTACGTGCTGCAACTGGCCTGGGTCTGAAAGAAGCTAAAGACCTGGTAGAATCTGCTCCAGCTGCGCTGAAAGAAGGCGTGAGCAAAGACGACGCAGAAGCACTGAAAAAATCTCTGGAAGAAGCTGGCGCTGAAGTTGAAGTTAAATAAGCCAACCCTTCCGGTTGCAGCCTGAGAAATTAGGCTGATGGCTGGTGACTTTTTAGTCACCAGCCTTTTTGCGCTGTAAGGCGCCAGTAGAGTTTCACACTGTTTGACTGCTGGCTGTCCTGACAATGCTTGTTTCTATCGACGACTTAATATACTGCGACAGGGTGCTCGCTCTGGGTAAATCGCAATGAAATGGTTTAAGCGTGATAGCAACAGGCATTGCGGAAAGTGTTCGATTTTCCGATCAACAAAATGGTGTTGCACAAACTGTCCGCCAATGGACAGATGGGTCGACTTGTCAGCGAGCTGAGGAACCCTATGGTTTACTCCTATACCGAGAAAAAACGTATTCGTAAGGATTTTGGTAAACGTCCACAAGTTCTGGACATTCCATATCTCCTTTCTATCCAGCTTGACTCGTTCCAGAAGTTTATCGAGCAAGATCCTGAAGGGCAGTACGGTCTGGAAGCAGCCTTCCGTTCCGTGTTCCCTATTAAGAGCTACAGCGGTAATTCCGAGCTGCAATACGTCAGCTACCGCCTTGGCGAACCGGTATTTGACGTTCAGGAATGTCAAATCCGTGGCGTGACCTACTCGGCACCGCTGCGCGTTAAACTGCGTCTGGTGATCTACGAGCGCGAAGCGCCGGAAGGCACCGTTAAAGACATTAAAGAACAAGAAGTCTACATGGGCGAAATTCCGCTCATGACTGACAACGGTACTTTCGTAATCAACGGTACTGAGCGTGTTATCGTTTCCCAGCTGCACCGTAGCCCGGGCGTCTTCTTCGACAGCGATAAAGGTAAAACACACTCATCCGGTAAAGTACTGTATAACGCGCGTATCATTCCTTACCGTGGTTCCTGGCTGGACTTCGAGTTCGATCCTAAAGACAACCTGTTTGTCCGTATCGACCGTCGTCGTAAACTGCCTGCAACCATCATTCTGCGTGCGCTGAACTACACCACTGAGCAGATTCTCGATCTGTTCTTTGAGAAAGTTGTCTTTGAAATTCGCGACAACAAGCTGCAAATGGAGCTGGTGCCTGAGCGTCTGCGTGGTGATACCGCGTCGTTCGACATCGAAGCCGACGGCAAAGTGTATGTGGAAAAAGGCCGCCGTATTACTGCGCGCCACATCCGTCAGCTGGAAAAAGATGATATCAAACACATCGAAGTCCCGGTTGAATACATTGCTGGAAAAGTAGCTGCAAAAGATTACGTGGATGCATCCACTGGCGAGCTGATCTGCCCGGCTAACATGGAGCTGAGCCTGGATCTGCTGGCTAAGCTGAGCCAGTCTGGCCACAAGCGTATCGAAACGCTGTTCACCAACGATCTGGACCACGGTCCGTACATGTCCGAAACCGTACGTGTCGACCCAACCACCGATCGTCTGAGCGCGCTGGTAGAAATCTACCGCATGATGCGTCCTGGTGAGCCGCCAACTCGTGAAGCGGCTGAAAGCCTGTTCGAGAACCTGTTCTTCTCCGAAGACCGCTACGATCTGTCCGCGGTTGGTCGTATGAAGTTCAACCGTTCTCTGCTGCGTGACGCGATCGAAGGTTCCGGTATCCTGAGCAAAGAAGACATCATCGAAGTGATGAAGAAGCTCATCGATATCCGTAACGGTAAAGGCGAAGTGGACGATATCGACCACCTCGGCAACCGTCGTATCCGTTCCGTAGGCGAAATGGCGGAAAACCAGTTCCGCGTTGGCCTGGTACGTGTAGAGCGTGCGGTGAAAGAGCGTCTGTCTCTGGGCGATCTGGATACCCTGATGCCTCAGGATATGATCAACGCCAAGCCGATCTCCGCAGCAGTGAAAGAGTTCTTTGGTTCCAGCCAGCTGTCACAGTTTATGGACCAGAACAACCCGCTGTCTGAGATTACGCACAAGCGTCGTATCTCTGCACTCGGCCCGGGCGGTCTGACCCGTGAGCGCGCAGGCTTTGAAGTTCGAGACGTACACCCGACCCACTACGGTCGCGTATGTCCAATCGAAACGCCTGAAGGTCCAAACATCGGTCTGATCAACTCCCTGTCCGTGTACGCACAGACAAACGAATACGGTTTCCTTGAGACCCCGTATCGTAAAGTGACTGACGGTGTTGTAACCGACGAAATTCACTACCTGTCTGCTATCGAAGAAGGTAACTACGTCATCGCTCAGGCGAACTCCAACCTGGATGACGAAGGCCACTTTGTAGAAGATCTGGTTACCTGCCGTAGCAAAGGCGAATCCAGCTTGTTCAGCCGCGACCAGGTTGACTACATGGACGTTTCCACCCAGCAGGTGGTTTCCGTCGGTGCGTCCCTGATCCCGTTCCTGGAACACGATGACGCCAACCGTGCATTGATGGGTGCGAACATGCAACGTCAGGCCGTTCCAACTCTGCGTGCTGATAAGCCGCTGGTTGGTACCGGTATGGAACGTGCTGTTGCCGTTGACTCCGGTGTTACTGCAGTTGCTAAACGTGGCGGTACTGTTCAGTACGTCGATGCTTCCCGTATCGTTATCAAAGTTAACGAAGACGAGATGCATGCAGGCGAAGCCGGTATCGACATTTACAACCTGACCAAGTACACCCGTTCTAACCAGAACACCTGTATCAACCAGATGCCATGTGTGTCTCTGGGTGAGCCAATTGAGCGCGGCGACGTGCTGGCTGACGGTCCGTCCACCGACCTCGGTGAACTGGCGCTCGGTCAGAACATGCGCGTAGCGTTCATGCCGTGGAATGGTTACAACTTCGAAGACTCCATCCTCGTCTCCGAGCGTGTGGTTCAGGAAGATCGTTTCACCACTATCCACATCCAGGAACTGGCGTGTGTGTCCCGTGACACCAAGCTGGGGCCAGAAGAGATCACCGCTGACATCCCTAACGTGGGTGAAGCTGCGCTCTCCAAGCTGGATGAATCCGGTATCGTTTACATCGGTGCAGAAGTGACCGGCGGCGACATTCTGGTTGGTAAGGTTACGCCGAAAGGTGAAACCCAGCTGACGCCAGAAGAAAAACTGCTGCGCGCGATCTTCGGTGAGAAAGCGTCTGACGTTAAAGACTCTTCTCTGCGTGTGCCGAACGGTGTTTCCGGTACGGTTATCGACGTTCAGGTCTTTACTCGCGATGGCGTAGAAAAAGACAAACGTGCGCTGGAAATCGAAGAGATGCAGCTGAAGCAGGCGAAGAAAGACCTGTCTGAAGAACTGCAGATCCTCGAAGCTGGCCTGTTTGGTCGTATCTACGCGGTGCTGGTTGCCGGTGGTGTTGAAGCTGAGAAGCTCGACAAACTGCCACGTGACCGCTGGCTGGAACTGGGCCTGGCCGACGAAGAGAAACAAAATCAGCTGGAACAGCTGGCTGAGCAGTATGACGAACTGAAACACGAGTTCGAGAAAAAACTCGAAGCGAAACGCCGTAAGATCACTCAGGGCGACGATCTGGCACCAGGCGTGCTGAAGATTGTTAAGGTTTATCTGGCCGTTAAACGTCAGATCCAGCCTGGTGATAAGATGGCAGGTCGTCACGGTAACAAGGGTGTTATCTCTAAGATCAACCCGATCGAAGATATGCCGCATGATGCTAACGGTACGCCGGTAGATATCGTACTGAACCCGCTGGGCGTACCGTCTCGTATGAACATTGGTCAGATCCTCGAAACTCACCTGGGTATGGCTGCAAAAGGTATCGGCGATAAGATCAACGCCATGCTGAAACAGCAGCAGGAAGTCGCGAAACTGCGCGAATTCATCCAGCGTGCGTACGATCTGGGTACCGATGTTCGTCAGAAAGTCGACCTGAACACCTTCAGCGATGAAGAAGTGCTGCGTCTGGCTGAGAACCTGAAAAAAGGTATGCCAATCGCAACGCCAGTCTTCGATGGTGCGAAAGAGTCTGAAATCAAGGAACTGTTACAGCTGGGTGGCCTGCCAAGTTCTGGCCAGATCACACTGTTCGACGGTCGTACCGGTGAGCAGTTCGAGCGCCAGGTAACCGTGGGTTACATGTACATGCTGAAACTGAACCACCTGGTTGATGACAAGATGCACGCGCGTTCTACCGGTTCTTACAGCCTGGTTACTCAGCAGCCGCTGGGTGGTAAGGCGCAGTTCGGTGGTCAGCGCTTCGGGGAGATGGAAGTGTGGGCGCTTGAAGCATACGGCGCGGCATACACCCTGCAGGAGATGCTCACCGTTAAGTCTGATGACGTGAATGGTCGTACCAAGATGTATAAAAACATCGTGGACGGCAACCATCAGATGGAACCGGGCATGCCAGAGTCCTTCAACGTGCTGTTGAAAGAGATTCGTTCGCTGGGTATCAACATCGAACTGGAAGACGAGTAACTCTCGCTCAAACAGGTCACTGGTGCCGGAGTAGTTTCCGGCACCAGATTGTGCTAACTCCGACGGGAGCAAATCCGTGAAAGACTTATTAAAGTTTCTGAAAGCGCAAACTAAAACCGAAGAGTTTGATGCGATCAAAATTGCTCTGGCCTCGCCAGACATGATCCGTTCATGGTCTTTTGGTGAAGTTAAAAAGCCAGAAACCATCAACTACCGTACGTTCAAACCTGAGCGTGACGGCCTTTTCTGTGCGCGTATTTTCGGGCCAGTAAAAGATTACGAGTGCCTGTGCGGTAAGTACAAGCGCCTGAAACACCGTGGTGTGATCTGTGAGAAGTGCGGCGTTGAAGTGACCCAGACTAAAGTGCGTCGTGAGCGCATGGGCCACATCGAGCTGGCGTCTCCGACTGCCCACATCTGGTTCCTGAAATCTCTGCCGTCCCGTATCGGCCTGCTGCTGGATATGCCGCTGCGCGATATCGAACGTGTACTGTACTTCGAATCTTATGTTGTTATCGAAGGCGGGATGACGAACCTGGAACGTAACCAGATTCTGACCGAAGAGCAGTATCTGGACGCGCTGGAAGAGTTCGGTGACGAATTCGACGCGAAGATGGGTGCGGAAGCTATCCAGGCCCTGCTGAAGAGCATGGATCTGGAGCAAGAGTGTGAAACTCTGCGTGAAGAGCTGAACGAAACCAACTCCGAAACCAAGCGTAAAAAGCTGACCAAGCGTATCAAACTGCTGGAAGCGTTCGTTCAGTCTGGTAACAAACCAGAGTGGATGATCCTGACCGTTCTGCCGGTTCTGCCGCCAGATCTGCGTCCGCTGGTTCCGCTGGATGGTGGTCGTTTCGCGACTTCTGACCTGAACGATCTGTATCGTCGCGTCATTAACCGTAACAACCGTCTGAAACGTCTGCTGGATCTGGCTGCGCCGGACATCATCGTACGCAACGAAAAACGTATGCTGCAGGAAGCGGTAGATGCCCTGCTGGATAACGGTCGTCGCGGTCGTGCGATCACCGGTTCTAACAAACGTCCTCTGAAATCTTTGGCCGACATGATCAAAGGTAAACAGGGTCGTTTCCGTCAGAACCTGCTCGGTAAGCGTGTTGACTACTCCGGTCGTTCTGTAATCACCGTAGGTCCATACCTGCGTCTGCATCAGTGCGGTCTGCCGAAGAAAATGGCACTGGAGCTGTTCAAACCGTTCATCTACGGCAAGCTGGAACTGCGTGGCCTGGCCACCACCATCAAAGCCGCTAAGAAGATGGTTGAGCGTGAAGAAGCTGTCGTTTGGGATATCCTGGACGAAGTGATCCGCGAACACCCGGTACTGCTGAACCGTGCACCAACCCTGCACCGTCTGGGTATCCAGGCCTTTGAGCCAGTACTGATCGAAGGTAAAGCTATCCAGCTGCACCCGCTGGTCTGTGCGGCCTATAACGCCGACTTCGATGGTGACCAGATGGCTGTTCACGTACCGCTGACGCTGGAAGCCCAGCTCGAAGCGCGTGCGCTGATGATGTCTACCAACAACATCCTGTCTCCAGCGAACGGTGAACCAATTATCGTTCCTTCTCAGGACGTTGTACTGGGTCTGTACTACATGACCCGTGACTGTGTTAACGCCAAAGGCGAAGGCATGGTGCTGACTGGCCCGAAAGAAGCTGAGCGTATTTATCGCGCTGGCCTGGCCTCTCTGCATGCGCGTGTAAAAGTGCGTATCACCGAGTATGAAAAAGCTGAAAACGGCGAACTCGTTGCGAAAACCAGCCTGATTGACACGACCGTTGGCCGTGCGATTCTGTGGATGATCGTACCGAAAGGTCTGCCTTTCTCCATCGTCAACCAGGCGCTGGGCAAGAAAGCGATCTCCAAGATGCTGAACACCTGTTACCGCATCCTGGGCCTGAAGCCGACAGTTATCTTCGCTGACCAGACAATGTACACCGGCTTTGCTTATGCAGCGCGTTCAGGTGCCTCTGTTGGTATCGATGACATGGTCATCCCAGAGAAGAAATACGAGATCATCTCTGAAGCGGAAGCTGAAGTTGCTGAGATCCAGGAGCAGTTCCAGTCTGGTCTGGTAACCGCGGGCGAACGCTATAACAAAGTTATCGATATCTGGGCAGCGGCGAACGATCGTGTATCCAAAGCGATGATGGACAACCTGCAGACCGAAACCGTTAT
The window above is part of the Leclercia sp. AS011 genome. Proteins encoded here:
- the rplK gene encoding 50S ribosomal protein L11, which encodes MAKKVQAYVKLQVAAGMANPSPPVGPALGQQGVNIMEFCKAFNAKTESLEKGLPIPVVITVYADRSFTFVTKTPPAAVLLKKAAGIKSGSGKPNKDKVGKISRAQLQEIAQTKAADMTGSDVEAMTRSIEGTARSMGLVVED
- the rpoC gene encoding DNA-directed RNA polymerase subunit beta' translates to MKDLLKFLKAQTKTEEFDAIKIALASPDMIRSWSFGEVKKPETINYRTFKPERDGLFCARIFGPVKDYECLCGKYKRLKHRGVICEKCGVEVTQTKVRRERMGHIELASPTAHIWFLKSLPSRIGLLLDMPLRDIERVLYFESYVVIEGGMTNLERNQILTEEQYLDALEEFGDEFDAKMGAEAIQALLKSMDLEQECETLREELNETNSETKRKKLTKRIKLLEAFVQSGNKPEWMILTVLPVLPPDLRPLVPLDGGRFATSDLNDLYRRVINRNNRLKRLLDLAAPDIIVRNEKRMLQEAVDALLDNGRRGRAITGSNKRPLKSLADMIKGKQGRFRQNLLGKRVDYSGRSVITVGPYLRLHQCGLPKKMALELFKPFIYGKLELRGLATTIKAAKKMVEREEAVVWDILDEVIREHPVLLNRAPTLHRLGIQAFEPVLIEGKAIQLHPLVCAAYNADFDGDQMAVHVPLTLEAQLEARALMMSTNNILSPANGEPIIVPSQDVVLGLYYMTRDCVNAKGEGMVLTGPKEAERIYRAGLASLHARVKVRITEYEKAENGELVAKTSLIDTTVGRAILWMIVPKGLPFSIVNQALGKKAISKMLNTCYRILGLKPTVIFADQTMYTGFAYAARSGASVGIDDMVIPEKKYEIISEAEAEVAEIQEQFQSGLVTAGERYNKVIDIWAAANDRVSKAMMDNLQTETVINRDGVEEQQVSFNSIYMMADSGARGSAAQIRQLAGMRGLMAKPDGSIIETPITANFREGLNVLQYFISTHGARKGLADTALKTANSGYLTRRLVDVAQDLVVTEDDCGTLEGITMTPVIEGGDVKEPLRDRVLGRVTAEDILKPGTADILVPRNTLLHEHWCDLLEANSVDSVKVRSVVSCDTDFGVCAHCYGRDLARGHIINKGEAIGVIAAQSIGEPGTQLTMRTFHIGGAASRAAAESSIQVKNKGSIKLSNAKSVVNSSGKLVVTSRNTELKLIDEFGRTKESYKVPYGAVMAKGDGEQVAGGETVANWDPHTMPVITEVAGFIRFTDMIDGQTITRQTDDLTGLSSLVVLDSAERTAGGKDLRPALKIVDANGNDVLIPGTDMPAQYFLPGKAIVQLEDGVQIGAGDALARIPQESSGTKDITGGLPRVADLFEARRPKEPAILAEISGIISFGKETKGKRRLVITPLDGSDPYEEMIPKWRQLNVFEGERVERGDVVSDGPEAPHDILRLRGVHAVTRYITNEVQDVYRLQGVKINDKHIEVIVRQMLRKATIVNAGSSDFLEGEQVEYSRVKIANRDLEANGKLSATFARDLLGITKASLATESFISAASFQETTRVLTEAAVAGKRDELRGLKENVIVGRLIPAGTGYAYHQDRMRRRAAGELPAAPQVTAEDASASLAELLNAGLGGSDNE
- the rpoB gene encoding DNA-directed RNA polymerase subunit beta; the encoded protein is MVYSYTEKKRIRKDFGKRPQVLDIPYLLSIQLDSFQKFIEQDPEGQYGLEAAFRSVFPIKSYSGNSELQYVSYRLGEPVFDVQECQIRGVTYSAPLRVKLRLVIYEREAPEGTVKDIKEQEVYMGEIPLMTDNGTFVINGTERVIVSQLHRSPGVFFDSDKGKTHSSGKVLYNARIIPYRGSWLDFEFDPKDNLFVRIDRRRKLPATIILRALNYTTEQILDLFFEKVVFEIRDNKLQMELVPERLRGDTASFDIEADGKVYVEKGRRITARHIRQLEKDDIKHIEVPVEYIAGKVAAKDYVDASTGELICPANMELSLDLLAKLSQSGHKRIETLFTNDLDHGPYMSETVRVDPTTDRLSALVEIYRMMRPGEPPTREAAESLFENLFFSEDRYDLSAVGRMKFNRSLLRDAIEGSGILSKEDIIEVMKKLIDIRNGKGEVDDIDHLGNRRIRSVGEMAENQFRVGLVRVERAVKERLSLGDLDTLMPQDMINAKPISAAVKEFFGSSQLSQFMDQNNPLSEITHKRRISALGPGGLTRERAGFEVRDVHPTHYGRVCPIETPEGPNIGLINSLSVYAQTNEYGFLETPYRKVTDGVVTDEIHYLSAIEEGNYVIAQANSNLDDEGHFVEDLVTCRSKGESSLFSRDQVDYMDVSTQQVVSVGASLIPFLEHDDANRALMGANMQRQAVPTLRADKPLVGTGMERAVAVDSGVTAVAKRGGTVQYVDASRIVIKVNEDEMHAGEAGIDIYNLTKYTRSNQNTCINQMPCVSLGEPIERGDVLADGPSTDLGELALGQNMRVAFMPWNGYNFEDSILVSERVVQEDRFTTIHIQELACVSRDTKLGPEEITADIPNVGEAALSKLDESGIVYIGAEVTGGDILVGKVTPKGETQLTPEEKLLRAIFGEKASDVKDSSLRVPNGVSGTVIDVQVFTRDGVEKDKRALEIEEMQLKQAKKDLSEELQILEAGLFGRIYAVLVAGGVEAEKLDKLPRDRWLELGLADEEKQNQLEQLAEQYDELKHEFEKKLEAKRRKITQGDDLAPGVLKIVKVYLAVKRQIQPGDKMAGRHGNKGVISKINPIEDMPHDANGTPVDIVLNPLGVPSRMNIGQILETHLGMAAKGIGDKINAMLKQQQEVAKLREFIQRAYDLGTDVRQKVDLNTFSDEEVLRLAENLKKGMPIATPVFDGAKESEIKELLQLGGLPSSGQITLFDGRTGEQFERQVTVGYMYMLKLNHLVDDKMHARSTGSYSLVTQQPLGGKAQFGGQRFGEMEVWALEAYGAAYTLQEMLTVKSDDVNGRTKMYKNIVDGNHQMEPGMPESFNVLLKEIRSLGINIELEDE
- the rplA gene encoding 50S ribosomal protein L1, with amino-acid sequence MAKLTKRMSVIRGKVDATKQYDINEAIALLKELATAKFVESVDVAVNLGIDARKSDQNVRGATVLPHGTGRSVRVAVFAQGANAEAAKAAGAELVGMEDLADQIKKGEMNFDVVIASPDAMRVVGQLGQVLGPRGLMPNPKVGTVTPNVAEAVKNAKAGQVRYRNDKNGIIHTTIGKVDFDADKLKENLESLLVALKKAKPTQAKGVYIKKVSISTTMGAGVAVDQAGLSAAAN
- the secE gene encoding preprotein translocase subunit SecE; its protein translation is MSANTEAQGSGRGLEAMKWVVVAVLLIVAIVGNYLYRDMMLPLRALAVVILIAAAGGVALLTTKGKATVAFAREARTEVRKVIWPTRQETLHTTLIVAAVTAVMSLILWGLDGILVRLVSFITGLRF
- the rplJ gene encoding 50S ribosomal protein L10 — its product is MALNLQDKQAIVAEVSEVAKGALSAVVADSRGVTVDKMTELRKAGREAGVYMRVVRNTLLRRVVEGTQFECLKDTFVGPTLIAYSMEHPGAAARLFKEFAKANAKFEVKAAAFEGELIPASQIDRLATLPTYEEAIARLMATMKEASAGKLVRTLAAVRDAKEAA
- the nusG gene encoding transcription termination/antitermination protein NusG → MSEAPKKRWYVVQAFSGFEGRVATSLREHIKLHNMEELFGEVMVPTEEVVEIRGGQRRKSERKFFPGYVLVQMVMNDASWHLVRSVPRVMGFIGGTSDRPAPISDKEVDAIMNRLQQVGDKPRPKTLFEPGEMVRVNDGPFADFNGVVEEVDYEKSRLKVSVSIFGRATPVELDFAQVEKA
- the rplL gene encoding 50S ribosomal protein L7/L12; translation: MSITKDQIIEAVAAMSVMDVVELITAMEEKFGVSAAAAVAVAAGPAEAAEEKTEFDVILKAAGANKVAVIKAVRAATGLGLKEAKDLVESAPAALKEGVSKDDAEALKKSLEEAGAEVEVK